AGAAAGTAATTATGCTTGTTGTTCTTTCGCTATGGgctaatttaactaaaaatggTAGCCTTGAATGGAGTATTAcaatattttctctttcaaCACTGCCGAATACATTGGTGATGGGTATTCCTTTGTTAATTGCTATGTATGGTGAGTACTCTGGTAGTCTCATGGTACAAGTAGTGGTGTTGCAGTGCATTATTTGGTACACACTTTTGCTCTTTTTGTTCGAATATCGCGGTGCGAAAATGCTTATAATGGAGCAATTTCCAGAAACTGCTGCTTCAATTGTTTCGTTTAAAGTGGAATCGGATGTTGTATCTCTAGATGGACATGATTTTCTCGAAACAGACGCTGAAATTGGTCAAGATGGTAAACTTCATGTTACTGTGAGAAAATCAAATGCGTCCCGGAGGTCGTTTGCTATGGACCATCGGCCGTCGAATCTCACCGGAGCTGAGATTTACAGTCTTAGTTCTTCGAGGAATCCAACTCCTCGAGGGTCTAATTTTAATCATAACGATTTTTACTCTATGATGGGTTTTCCTGGAGGAAGATTATCCAATTTTGGTCCTGCAGATATGTACTCTGTACAATCGTCTCGGGGTCCGACTCCGAGACCCTCTAATTTCGAAGAAAACTGTGCTCCGGGAGGTCTAGTTCAGAGCTCTCCGAGGTTCGGATATTTCCCTGCGCAGCAGCCTGCGCCGGGATCTTATCCTGCCCCGAACCCCGAAATTTCTTCCGCAGTGCCTAAAAGCACAAAACCTCAGCAACCAAATGTACAAACACAGAAGCAGGaagtacaacaacaacagcagCAGCAACAGCAACAGCAGCCAAATGCTAAAGCTAATAATCATGATGCTAAGGAACTTCATATGTTTGTATGGAGCTCTAGTAATTCTCCGGTATCGGAGGCCGGTGGCCTCCACGTGTTCGGTGGCAATGATTTCAATGCCAACGAACAATCGGGTCGATCCGATGGAGCCAAAGAAATTCGGATGTTGGTTTCTGACCATACTCAAAATGGAGACAGTAAAGGtacaattttctttattttgtttactAATTAACTCGGAATataaactatttaaatatatatatatttttaaaagtaaatccGCTAGACGAGGTGTgtcttaatattattttaatatatacttaaataattttatatttgaagcCATTCCGCAAACAGGGGAATTTGGTGGTGAGGATTTCACATTTGGAGGTGCCAATGGTGGTGGAAAAGATGGCGATGAAGAAAAAGGCGAAAAAGAGGGACCCACTGGACTGACTAAACTGGGGTCTAGCTCCACATCGGAGCTACACCCCAAACTCGCTGGAGGACAAGATGCTGGTATGGGAAAACAGATGCCTCCAGCAAGTGTTATGACTCGTTTGATCTTAATCATGGTTTGGCGTAAGCTTATTCGTAACCCAAACACGTATTCGAGCCTCATTGGTCTGATTTGGTCTCTAATCTCATTCAGGTAAGCTATTTATGGATTTAAAAAACTAATTACtttcttaactttctcaaacaTTTTGAGTATTTTAGTAGGAAAAAGTTTAAACTTTGTCCATCAATTAATtagttgttttgtttgtttgtttttttagaTGGCATGTGCATATGCCCAAAATTATAGAGAAGTCAATCTCCATTCTCTCTGATGCTGGCCTTGGAATGGCTATGTTTAGCTTGGGTAAGTAAATCGTATCGCGTTCTGAATAAATTATTCTCATCCATCAAAATTACTGTATTTTGCTGAACTCGTAAAGAGAACTATAGTTATATGTAATACGAGTTCTTGACGCTAGCATTATCAAACATTTAAAGCTGTTATATTTTTCAACTATATACTGTACCTTGCTTTCTCTTTCATATGTTAAACCATTTCTATTACGTTAAGTTTTACAATTTTGACCATCCAAATCCAATGGTAGAATTAATAGGGTAGTTATATTATCAAAATCATAGTCTTCGTGGGGTCCTTACTTGACTTAATCATTGGTTTGGTTACTAGTAGTTGAAATTTAATGTAAGAAGTTTCAATAGCTATCTAAATACAGTAGAGGCGGATTCAGAATTTTAATTAGTCTATGAATTGAAAAAACACACGACTTGAACTTAGGTTATTtcatttgtatatataattaaaggCAAAAGCAACGAGTTCAGTTAAACTCACGAGTCACGATGAATTTATGTGTAGGTTTGTTTATGGCTCTTCAACCAAAAATCATTGCATGTGGTAACACAGTGGCTACATTTGCAATGGCTGTAAGGTTTCTAACTGGCCCAGCAGTTATGGCTGCTGCTTCAATTGCTGTTGGCCTTCGTGGTACTCTTCTTCATGTAGCCATTGTACAggtaaataaattattcatatagccatttttttttaatatatagtttttGGTGGCAAAGAAATGACaaatttataatctactttatTAAATGTTGCATTAAAATTGCtggttcaatttttatttatttttaataatttgatatattgaatttttttaaaattgttattttatatttttaggcTGCATTGCCACAAGGGATTGTCCCATTTGTGTTTGCTAAGGAGTACAATGTTCATCCAGCTATTCTTAGTACTGCGTAAGTAAAATTATTTCTCGATTTGTTATAACCAGTTAAATTACACTACAACGTATATAATCGTGcaataatttatgattttttttctttgtattcaGGGTTATTTTCGGGATGTTGATAGCGTTGCCAATCACATTAGTGTACTACATTATTCTTGGATTATAAGAATATATGTCAATTGAAGAAAGGAGGAAAACAATAGTGGGAATCATTAATGGTTTAATTAATTCATGGGAtgagaattaattaaaattactcaTGAAAATTCCCAGATATTTGGAGCATTAGGACAAGAAATTTGACTTAAATTAGTTTTTGAAGGCCTccatttgaagaaaaaaaacatcaaaaatgttgcaaaatttagaaaagagaaGACAAGAAGGAGCAAAACATGGAAGCAAAAGGGGTGATTAATTATAATCTATAGTCTATATTTTCATTTCCATAATCATTACGCGTGTGAAttatcaatttgaaaaaaaaaattgtcaattagTAGAAATTCAAATTGATTTTGACTTTTCAATGTTAGATTTTTAGTAccttttttgtttaattaacCAATCGTACCgtgtgtatttatttatttactaagGTTATTAATTGTAATAGTTTGGTTTGCTAGTTGTTTACTTCCATTGTAAATTACTTTAGATTCTTAAAGACTATGATCCAAAAGATCTCATGTTACATGTTCCGGTCGTGAAATCAATAGACTGTTTATATTATCCTTTAGGGGTATGATCTTTTGGACTCAATATGAACGTCTGACTATTTTTTTGTCGTGTTgtgttaaaaaaaagatttcataTTTCGAAAATGatgtattcataaaaaaaagagacatCTCACATTCAAAGTTAGAATTTTCacctcaaaagaaaaaagtagcATTAGATGCTAAAAGAGTTGTTGtttataaaaaaggaaaaaagagggAAACATTGGGTGGATCTTtgaaagtaaattttattttattttccctaCTAAGGCTACAATGGATCTTTGCAAtttgcaacttttttttttttaatttgggcACAAAGCACTTTAGGTGTGGGGGCTTTAATTGAGAGCAACGTGATATAACTCATAtacaaagagaaaatgaaaagagagCACAAAGCTGCATGAGTCAAAAGTGCTTTTGATCTCTATATTGTCGAGATAATGATTGTGAACACGAAGGTTATGATGGGATGAATATGATTCT
The DNA window shown above is from Solanum stenotomum isolate F172 chromosome 6, ASM1918654v1, whole genome shotgun sequence and carries:
- the LOC125866987 gene encoding auxin efflux carrier component 4-like isoform X2, giving the protein MITWHDLYVVLTAVVPLYVAMILAYGSVRWWKIFSPDQCSGINRFVAIFAVPLLSFHFIALNNPYEMNFRFIAADSLQKVIMLVVLSLWANLTKNGSLEWSITIFSLSTLPNTLVMGIPLLIAMYGEYSGSLMVQVVVLQCIIWYTLLLFLFEYRGAKMLIMEQFPETAASIVSFKVESDVVSLDGHDFLETDAEIGQDGKLHVTVRKSNASRRSFAMDHRPSNLTGAEIYSLSSSRNPTPRGSNFNHNDFYSMMGFPGGRLSNFGPADMYSVQSSRGPTPRPSNFEENCAPGGLVQSSPRFGYFPAQQPAPGSYPAPNPEISSAVPKSTKPQQPNVQTQKQEVQQQQQQQQQQQPNAKANNHDAKELHMFVWSSSNSPVSEAGGLHVFGGNDFNANEQSGRSDGAKEIRMLVSDHTQNGDSKGEFGGEDFTFGGANGGGKDGDEEKGEKEGPTGLTKLGSSSTSELHPKLAGGQDAGMGKQMPPASVMTRLILIMVWRKLIRNPNTYSSLIGLIWSLISFRWHVHMPKIIEKSISILSDAGLGMAMFSLGLFMALQPKIIACGNTVATFAMAVRFLTGPAVMAAASIAVGLRGTLLHVAIVQAALPQGIVPFVFAKEYNVHPAILSTAVIFGMLIALPITLVYYIILGL
- the LOC125866987 gene encoding auxin efflux carrier component 7-like isoform X1, whose product is MITWHDLYVVLTAVVPLYVAMILAYGSVRWWKIFSPDQCSGINRFVAIFAVPLLSFHFIALNNPYEMNFRFIAADSLQKVIMLVVLSLWANLTKNGSLEWSITIFSLSTLPNTLVMGIPLLIAMYGEYSGSLMVQVVVLQCIIWYTLLLFLFEYRGAKMLIMEQFPETAASIVSFKVESDVVSLDGHDFLETDAEIGQDGKLHVTVRKSNASRRSFAMDHRPSNLTGAEIYSLSSSRNPTPRGSNFNHNDFYSMMGFPGGRLSNFGPADMYSVQSSRGPTPRPSNFEENCAPGGLVQSSPRFGYFPAQQPAPGSYPAPNPEISSAVPKSTKPQQPNVQTQKQEVQQQQQQQQQQQPNAKANNHDAKELHMFVWSSSNSPVSEAGGLHVFGGNDFNANEQSGRSDGAKEIRMLVSDHTQNGDSKAIPQTGEFGGEDFTFGGANGGGKDGDEEKGEKEGPTGLTKLGSSSTSELHPKLAGGQDAGMGKQMPPASVMTRLILIMVWRKLIRNPNTYSSLIGLIWSLISFRWHVHMPKIIEKSISILSDAGLGMAMFSLGLFMALQPKIIACGNTVATFAMAVRFLTGPAVMAAASIAVGLRGTLLHVAIVQAALPQGIVPFVFAKEYNVHPAILSTAVIFGMLIALPITLVYYIILGL